In Diorhabda carinulata isolate Delta chromosome 6, icDioCari1.1, whole genome shotgun sequence, a single genomic region encodes these proteins:
- the LOC130895679 gene encoding UTP--glucose-1-phosphate uridylyltransferase-like, producing MQNVDIKNLQVCLNKLISTTDPSKSQQTVTQLNGFTKLFTRFSQNKTSVIDWNKIEKLPEEAVKDYDCLDSPTNCTVHQMLNKLVIVKLNGGLGTSMGCSGPKSMIIVKDGKNFLELTLEQIDNLNKAYKVDVPLVLMNSFNTDTETENILNKKGISNVHTFNQSCYPRISKETLMPVAEVGNVEESMESWYPPGHGDFYESFKNSGLLEKFIKEGKTYCYVSNIDNLGATVDFKILNFLLNPNQPRHFHEFVMEVTEKTKADIKGGTLINYEGKINLLELAQVPDDHINDFKSIKMFKYFNTNNIWVKLDSIDRNMKQDLLELEIIVNHKSLKNGRKVIQLETAIGAGMKYFENSIGINVPRSRFLPVKKSSDLVLIMSNVYNLNNGSLVMSPKRMFPNTPLIMLGDKHFKNVSDCLSRFSSIPDFLELDTLTVCGDIIFGKNVSLKGIVIILANGTDQINIPDGSVIENTIVSGNLTMIDL from the coding sequence ATGCAGaatgttgatataaaaaatttacaagtATGTTTGAACAAACTCATTTCCACGACGGATCCTTCAAAGTCCCAACAAACTGTTACCCAATTAAACggttttacaaaattattcaccagattttcGCAAAACAAAACGTCTGTAATCGACTGGAATAAAATCGAAAAGTTACCAGAAGAAGCTGTTAAAGATTACGATTGTTTAGATTCGCCGACTAACTGTACGGTACACCAAATGCTCAATAAATTAGTGATAGTGAAATTGAACGGCGGATTGGGTACTTCCATGGGATGTAGCGGCCCCAAATCCATGATAATCGTAAAAGATGGTAAAAATTTCCTAGAATTAACTTTAGAACAAatagataatttgaataaagCTTATAAAGTAGATGTGCCTTTGGTACTAATGAATTCTTTCAATACCGATACcgaaactgaaaatattttgaacaaaaaaggGATTTCGAATGTTCACACATTCAACCAATCCTGCTATCCTCGTATTAGTAAAGAGACGCTCATGCCTGTCGCCGAAGTGGGAAACGTGGAAGAATCAATGGAGAGCTGGTACCCTCCAGGACATGGAGATTTTTacgaaagtttcaaaaattcaggattattagaaaaattcataaaagaAGGAAAAACGTACTGCTACGTATCAAACATAGATAACTTGGGCGCTACAGtcgatttcaaaatattaaattttcttttgaatccTAACCAACCGCGCCATTTTCACGAATTCGTCATGGAAGTAACCGAAAAAACCAAAGCGGATATTAAAGGTGGCACTTTAATCAACTACGAggggaaaataaatttattagaactAGCGCAGGTACCAGACGATCATATCAACGATTTCAAATctataaaaatgttcaaatatttcaacactAATAATATTTGGGTGAAACTCGATTCGATCGATAGAAATATGAAGCAAGATCTCCTCGAATTGGAAATAATAGTGAATCATAAATCTCTGAAGAACGGTCGGAAGGTCATACAGCTAGAAACTGCAATCGGAGCTggaatgaaatatttcgaaaatagcATAGGTATAAACGTACCAAGAAGTCGTTTCTTACCAGTGAAAAAATCTTCTGATCTCGTACTTATTATGAGTAATgtgtataatttaaataatggcTCGTTAGTGATGTCCCCGAAAAGGATGTTCCCCAATACTCCCTTGATTATGCTGGGTgacaaacatttcaaaaatgtttccGATTGCTTGTCGAGATTCTCCTCGATACCAGATTTTTTGGAATTAGACACGTTGACGGTATGCGGTGATATTATTTTCGGTAAAAACGTTTCCTTAAAAGGCATCGTGATTATTTTAGCCAACGGTACTGATCAAATTAATATACCGGACGGATCTGTCATTGAAAATACAATTGTGAGTGGAAATTTGACGATGATAGAtctttaa